The proteins below are encoded in one region of Cohaesibacter intestini:
- a CDS encoding acetyl-CoA hydrolase/transferase family protein, producing the protein MSTFEAQYQAKLTTPAKAAEAIKDHMNLIMGSGAGQPLALMKAVGDRARDGAYARLNVYYLHGHDEHLNTIFTPDTIPFIKPHPLFMSRADRELARRGHEKGEEWVHFVPCMFHQAGRLLTEHVRPDVHIVTVSPMDKSGHFSLGTNPDVSVSVIRKAKHVIVEVNPQMPRTFGECLVHVNDVDQVVEYDHPLMEYEVESGSEVDEAIGKLIAEQIQDGATIQMGIGAVPDAVMRFLGDKNDLGLHSELFSPAMAKLIQQGVINGRKKTFLPYKHVYTLALGNREMFDFMDDNPSVVGYPASFTNSPKNIRLNKGMISVNAAIEMDLGGQINSEMVGGLQFSGTGGQLDFVRGAYASEGGKSFLALHSTAKNDTVSRIVPRLENCAVTGPRMEVMNVVTEYGVAEMKGKCMQQRAAALIEIAHPKFREGLRVAARKSNLL; encoded by the coding sequence ATGTCCACATTTGAAGCGCAATATCAGGCCAAATTGACCACTCCAGCCAAGGCAGCCGAAGCCATCAAAGACCATATGAACCTGATTATGGGATCGGGTGCCGGGCAACCTTTGGCCTTGATGAAGGCAGTTGGAGACCGCGCTCGTGATGGTGCCTATGCCCGCCTCAATGTCTATTATCTGCACGGTCATGATGAACATCTGAACACGATCTTCACCCCGGACACGATTCCCTTCATCAAGCCACATCCGCTCTTTATGTCCCGCGCCGACCGCGAACTGGCGCGCAGAGGCCATGAAAAGGGTGAAGAATGGGTGCATTTCGTCCCTTGCATGTTCCATCAGGCCGGGCGCCTGTTGACCGAACATGTGCGCCCGGACGTGCATATTGTGACCGTTTCTCCGATGGACAAATCGGGCCACTTCTCCCTTGGCACCAACCCTGATGTTTCGGTGAGTGTTATCCGCAAGGCCAAGCATGTGATTGTGGAAGTCAATCCGCAAATGCCGCGGACATTTGGTGAATGTTTGGTCCATGTCAATGACGTCGACCAAGTGGTCGAATATGACCACCCCCTCATGGAGTACGAGGTGGAAAGCGGCTCCGAGGTGGATGAAGCCATCGGCAAACTGATTGCAGAACAAATTCAGGATGGCGCGACAATCCAAATGGGGATTGGCGCGGTTCCGGACGCCGTGATGCGGTTCTTGGGTGACAAGAACGATCTTGGCCTTCATTCGGAACTCTTCTCGCCCGCGATGGCTAAGCTGATCCAGCAAGGTGTCATCAATGGCCGCAAGAAGACCTTCCTGCCCTACAAACATGTCTACACGCTGGCATTGGGCAATCGCGAAATGTTCGACTTCATGGACGATAACCCATCCGTTGTCGGCTATCCGGCGTCGTTCACGAACAGCCCGAAAAACATTCGCCTGAACAAAGGCATGATTTCGGTCAATGCGGCCATCGAGATGGATCTGGGCGGTCAGATCAACTCGGAAATGGTGGGTGGACTGCAGTTTTCGGGCACAGGTGGACAGCTCGACTTTGTCCGCGGTGCCTATGCGTCGGAAGGGGGCAAATCGTTCCTTGCCCTGCATTCGACCGCCAAGAATGATACGGTTTCGCGGATCGTGCCAAGACTGGAAAACTGCGCAGTGACGGGTCCGCGCATGGAAGTGATGAATGTGGTGACGGAATATGGTGTCGCCGAAATGAAGGGCAAATGCATGCAGCAGCGGGCCGCCGCTCTGATTGAGATTGCCCATCCAAAATTCCGCGAAGGCCTCCGTGTGGCGGCTCGGAAGTCAAACCTTTTGTAG
- the cydC gene encoding thiol reductant ABC exporter subunit CydC, translated as MKTLMSVLSLYWRHYPNWFLWGLLIGLMAALASIALMATAGWYLGATAISGLSGASVALAFNTLYPGFLIRTAALARTFGRYGERVITHDATFRFIARLRLYVFDGISQLTFRRLRDFRSGELLARLTADIDALDGIYLKVVLPLASAILSTLVVLVALHTINVPMALAVGGILLLALILLPLQAGRVGVGLGRRLAFSSEALRLRYIDLLRGQVELIMAGRLTDQVDAIQRAADRIHILQDRLAKHDLVGRALISLAGGAALVAVLLAGAYAYEQEAISGSVLLMAVLATLALTELMAPIRRGLLEIGKAIYAGQRILPLVADPLEDESTDLSDHGPILLEVSRVDFAYSDKAALIFSDFSLSLRSGEAIGIVGASGAGKSTLLGLVSGLLDPQCGRIRLDYEDGRAAHLQPRIGLLTQRTELFRESLAFNLRIADASGSDTLLRQTLQKAQLAKVLERSNAGLEQTLGDDGLGLSGGESRRLALSRLLLFKPDLWLLDETTEGLDSETAAAILSVLRSETANKALLFVTHKQAEAELADRLLIMHEDQPPNLISRADSDQWQAAVNGLR; from the coding sequence ATGAAGACCTTGATGTCTGTGCTCTCGCTTTACTGGCGGCATTATCCCAACTGGTTCCTGTGGGGGCTGCTGATCGGATTGATGGCAGCGCTGGCCAGCATCGCGCTGATGGCAACAGCGGGCTGGTATCTTGGCGCCACAGCCATTTCAGGGCTCAGTGGTGCCAGTGTGGCGCTGGCCTTCAACACACTGTATCCCGGCTTTCTCATTCGCACGGCGGCTTTGGCCCGTACTTTCGGGCGCTATGGGGAGCGGGTGATCACTCATGACGCCACCTTCCGTTTCATTGCTCGATTGCGGCTTTATGTATTTGACGGCATCTCTCAGTTGACCTTCCGGCGGCTACGCGACTTCCGCTCCGGGGAACTGCTCGCCCGTTTGACTGCGGATATCGACGCGCTTGATGGCATCTATCTCAAGGTGGTCCTGCCTCTGGCAAGTGCCATTCTGTCGACCCTCGTGGTTCTGGTCGCCTTGCATACCATCAATGTCCCGATGGCGCTGGCTGTTGGCGGTATTTTGCTGCTGGCGCTGATCCTGCTGCCGCTGCAAGCGGGGCGGGTTGGTGTCGGTCTGGGACGCAGGTTGGCCTTTTCGTCCGAAGCCCTGCGGCTGCGTTATATCGATTTACTGCGCGGTCAGGTCGAATTGATCATGGCAGGGCGCTTGACCGATCAGGTGGATGCGATTCAGCGTGCTGCTGATCGCATTCACATCTTGCAGGACCGGTTGGCCAAACATGATCTGGTTGGTCGGGCTCTGATCAGTCTCGCTGGCGGAGCGGCTCTGGTGGCGGTGCTGCTGGCCGGGGCATATGCCTATGAACAAGAGGCGATATCCGGGTCTGTTTTGTTGATGGCGGTACTGGCAACATTGGCACTCACCGAATTGATGGCTCCCATCCGCCGCGGCTTGCTGGAAATCGGCAAAGCGATTTATGCAGGGCAGCGAATCCTGCCTTTGGTGGCTGATCCTCTTGAGGACGAAAGCACGGATTTGAGCGACCATGGCCCCATCCTGCTGGAGGTGAGCCGCGTGGACTTTGCCTATTCCGACAAGGCGGCTTTAATCTTTTCCGACTTTTCCCTGTCGCTGCGCTCAGGCGAGGCCATCGGCATTGTGGGCGCATCCGGAGCGGGCAAATCGACCCTGCTCGGGCTTGTTTCGGGATTGCTGGATCCACAATGCGGGCGCATCCGACTGGATTACGAAGATGGGCGGGCCGCCCATTTGCAGCCTCGCATCGGACTATTGACCCAGCGCACGGAATTGTTCCGCGAGTCGCTGGCCTTCAATTTGCGCATTGCCGATGCTTCAGGCAGCGACACACTGCTGAGGCAAACGTTGCAAAAAGCCCAGTTGGCCAAGGTGCTGGAACGCTCGAATGCCGGGCTTGAGCAGACGCTCGGGGATGATGGCCTTGGCCTGTCTGGTGGCGAAAGCCGACGACTCGCCCTGTCACGGCTGCTGCTGTTCAAGCCCGATCTGTGGCTGCTGGATGAAACCACGGAAGGTCTCGACAGTGAGACGGCGGCTGCGATCCTGTCAGTTTTGCGTTCTGAGACCGCCAACAAGGCCTTGTTGTTCGTCACCCACAAACAGGCCGAAGCCGAACTGGCCGACCGCCTGCTGATCATGCATGAGGACCAACCGCCCAACTTGATCAGCCGCGCTGATTCTGATCAATGGCAGGCAGCGGTAAATGGCTTGCGCTAG
- the cydD gene encoding thiol reductant ABC exporter subunit CydD, which yields MTKDLAANDKTFKDRAPKQERAKRRKEKRPADQWLAAVLLPHASTLSRKAWLDVASGLMAIPIAFSLAFGIDALVADKSGLSGLFPYALALFASIGLRALLAYLAGRLGHHVSSAVRRDLRGLLALRLANHPPLDKERKAAGEVAALGSDVIEALNDYTARYLSLKRQLIVIPLMILIASASISWAAALILMVCGPLVPVFMAIVGIRAKKASDDQISALSDMSSLFLDRLSGMTTLKLFRAVGRTREEFDILATDYRKATMRVLRIAFLSSAALELFAALGIALTAIFAAYHYLGSIDYGTYGAPITLGTGLFLLLLAPEFFSPLREFAVAYHDKATAQAAADRLMQVLPIDWITAQRSEMETALVPSSTASEPITIDSVVFKSANLGYLEDAPAVLKDVSFRFEKGEKIAILGASGSGKSTVLGALCGFLSPLAGNLEINQQALDAEQWAALRPTIGWIGQRPHIFHGSVLMNVRLAAPKADRDAVRKALEHAHGDHFVTQLPRDLLTILGETGFGISGGQVRRLAIARAMLSDASLILCDEPTADLDAETASLVTDSLMQIAEGRLLVVATHDRSVAECCDRILYVHDGRVQAISHAELAALDEAALAERTADSPLHTKEDAS from the coding sequence ATGACCAAGGATCTGGCAGCTAACGACAAGACGTTCAAGGACCGAGCGCCAAAGCAGGAAAGAGCCAAGAGACGGAAGGAAAAGCGACCAGCAGATCAATGGCTGGCCGCCGTGCTGTTACCGCACGCCTCCACTCTGTCCCGCAAGGCCTGGCTTGACGTGGCATCGGGCCTGATGGCCATTCCCATAGCCTTCTCTTTGGCCTTCGGCATTGATGCCCTTGTCGCCGACAAAAGCGGCCTTTCGGGTCTGTTCCCCTATGCCTTGGCTCTGTTTGCATCCATCGGCCTGCGCGCGCTGTTGGCGTATCTGGCGGGGCGCCTCGGCCATCATGTGTCCAGTGCGGTGCGTCGGGATCTGCGCGGTTTATTGGCTTTGCGATTGGCCAACCACCCCCCGCTCGACAAGGAGCGCAAAGCGGCAGGAGAAGTGGCTGCGCTCGGATCGGATGTGATCGAGGCACTCAATGATTATACGGCACGCTATCTGTCCTTGAAGCGGCAACTGATTGTCATTCCGCTGATGATCCTCATCGCGTCCGCCTCCATATCATGGGCGGCGGCCTTGATCCTCATGGTCTGTGGTCCCTTGGTGCCCGTGTTCATGGCCATTGTCGGCATCCGCGCCAAGAAAGCCTCGGACGACCAGATCTCTGCCCTGTCAGACATGAGCAGCCTCTTTCTGGACCGCCTGTCAGGCATGACGACGCTGAAACTGTTCCGCGCCGTAGGCCGCACCCGAGAGGAGTTTGACATTCTGGCCACGGACTATCGCAAGGCAACAATGCGGGTTCTGCGCATTGCCTTTCTGTCCTCTGCGGCGCTTGAATTGTTCGCCGCGCTTGGCATTGCCCTTACCGCCATTTTCGCCGCCTATCACTATTTGGGCAGTATCGACTATGGCACCTATGGTGCCCCGATCACGCTGGGCACCGGCTTGTTTTTATTGTTGCTGGCACCGGAATTCTTTTCTCCCTTGCGGGAGTTCGCCGTCGCCTATCATGACAAGGCAACGGCACAAGCGGCCGCCGACCGCCTGATGCAGGTGTTGCCGATAGACTGGATCACGGCCCAAAGATCTGAGATGGAGACCGCTTTGGTGCCGTCCTCCACGGCATCTGAACCGATCACAATCGATAGCGTTGTGTTCAAGTCTGCAAACCTTGGCTATTTGGAAGACGCACCCGCTGTCTTGAAAGACGTTTCCTTTCGTTTCGAGAAGGGTGAAAAGATCGCCATTCTCGGGGCGTCCGGTTCGGGTAAATCAACCGTTCTAGGAGCCCTGTGCGGTTTTCTGTCCCCTCTTGCCGGCAATCTTGAGATCAATCAACAGGCGCTTGATGCAGAACAGTGGGCCGCGCTGCGCCCAACGATTGGCTGGATTGGCCAGAGGCCACACATATTCCATGGCTCGGTTTTGATGAATGTCCGCTTGGCTGCACCGAAGGCAGATCGCGATGCGGTGCGCAAAGCACTTGAGCACGCCCACGGGGATCACTTCGTCACCCAGCTGCCGCGCGATCTGCTGACCATACTCGGGGAAACCGGCTTTGGCATTTCCGGGGGACAGGTGCGGCGGCTGGCGATTGCACGGGCGATGCTGAGCGACGCCAGTCTTATTCTATGCGACGAACCGACCGCGGATCTCGATGCCGAGACTGCGTCTCTGGTCACCGACAGCCTGATGCAGATTGCTGAAGGACGGTTGCTGGTGGTTGCCACCCATGACCGCTCGGTTGCCGAATGCTGCGACCGAATCCTGTATGTGCATGACGGTCGCGTGCAAGCCATCTCACATGCAGAGCTGGCTGCCCTTGATGAAGCAGCGCTTGCTGAGCGAACGGCCGACAGCCCCCTCCACACAAAGGAGGACGCATCATGA
- a CDS encoding SLAC1 anion channel family protein gives MTQMVTSELPKQVEAAKPEPADTSRLAHFPNAFFAMVMGLAGLTLAAERLEKSLGVAHGASLGLLIGTVAVLVALLALYGLKAVRYPEQVVWEWNHPVRICFFPAASIGIILVGTAMEPFSHGLAVGVWALGAGLHLLGTLAVLTAWIGHRTFETLTLNPAWFIPVVGNIIVPIAASRFGLIELGWFYFSVGIVFWIVLLTLVFNRLVFHNPLPERLLPTLMILIAPPAVGFVAYVSLTGGLDPFARILYNTGIVFFLIILTQLPKLSRIPFAMSWWAYSFPLAALTIATLLFAEKAQSDLHLIAGIGLFGLLIPVIVGLLLRTAKAIANRQICKPE, from the coding sequence ATGACGCAGATGGTCACCAGTGAATTGCCCAAACAGGTCGAGGCAGCAAAACCGGAACCGGCGGACACATCAAGATTAGCGCACTTTCCCAATGCCTTCTTTGCCATGGTGATGGGACTGGCGGGGCTCACTCTGGCCGCCGAACGACTTGAGAAAAGCCTAGGGGTGGCGCATGGAGCCAGTTTGGGGCTGTTGATCGGCACTGTGGCGGTACTGGTGGCCCTGCTGGCACTCTATGGGCTGAAGGCTGTGCGCTATCCCGAGCAGGTTGTCTGGGAATGGAATCATCCTGTGCGGATCTGCTTCTTTCCAGCCGCCTCGATCGGCATCATTCTTGTGGGTACGGCGATGGAACCCTTCTCCCATGGGCTGGCTGTAGGCGTGTGGGCGCTGGGGGCCGGGCTGCATCTGTTGGGTACGTTGGCGGTGTTAACAGCCTGGATCGGCCACCGGACATTTGAAACCCTGACCCTCAACCCGGCCTGGTTCATTCCGGTGGTTGGCAACATCATCGTGCCAATCGCTGCGAGCCGCTTTGGCCTGATCGAGCTGGGTTGGTTCTATTTCTCGGTCGGGATCGTCTTCTGGATCGTACTGCTGACACTGGTCTTCAACCGGCTGGTCTTTCACAATCCCCTGCCCGAGCGGCTGCTGCCGACCCTGATGATCCTGATCGCCCCGCCTGCGGTGGGCTTTGTGGCTTATGTCAGCCTGACCGGAGGGCTCGATCCCTTTGCGCGGATTCTCTACAATACCGGCATTGTCTTCTTCCTGATCATTCTCACCCAATTGCCAAAACTGTCGCGGATTCCCTTTGCCATGTCGTGGTGGGCTTACAGCTTCCCCTTGGCTGCCCTGACCATCGCAACATTATTGTTTGCGGAAAAAGCGCAATCAGACCTTCATCTCATTGCAGGCATTGGTCTATTTGGTCTACTAATTCCAGTTATTGTCGGTCTGCTGCTCAGAACGGCAAAGGCCATAGCAAATCGACAGATCTGCAAGCCCGAATGA
- a CDS encoding RrF2 family transcriptional regulator, producing the protein MRLTQHSNYAMRLLMYCALKPDQPVRLAEIADAYDISGHHINKIAQRLTHIGAIQAIRGRNGGIRLAKDPKDINIGEILRQTEENLVIVECFSEESNTCPLISECKFRLLLMDALAAFLKVLDAHTLADLVSHPDCLKPLLGLSDQIGALSDIHQPACN; encoded by the coding sequence ATGCGACTGACACAGCATTCCAATTATGCCATGCGGCTGCTGATGTATTGTGCCCTGAAGCCAGACCAACCGGTCCGTTTGGCTGAAATTGCCGATGCTTACGATATTTCTGGACATCATATCAACAAGATAGCCCAGAGATTGACCCATATCGGCGCGATTCAGGCAATCCGCGGACGCAATGGTGGAATTCGTCTAGCCAAGGATCCCAAGGACATCAATATCGGCGAAATCCTCCGCCAGACCGAAGAGAATCTGGTGATCGTCGAGTGCTTTTCAGAGGAAAGCAATACCTGCCCGTTGATCAGCGAATGCAAATTCCGCTTGTTGTTGATGGATGCCTTGGCCGCTTTCCTGAAGGTGCTCGACGCCCACACATTGGCAGACCTTGTCAGCCACCCGGACTGCCTCAAGCCGCTTTTGGGGTTGAGCGATCAGATCGGAGCTTTGTCGGACATTCACCAGCCCGCCTGCAACTGA
- a CDS encoding DMT family transporter, producing the protein MDRDVVKAIAYSLVGTACFTPIFAAGKLMGAEVPILLIVFMRFLGGFVSIASLALITRTPLSGLKASNPSTHLMRAMLALSGVGVTIFAAANMRLADATAIGLLEGLIVIGLAALLLGERVRRAHWVAGFLCAIGAYIVLFGDSGFSLALTAQEWMGATAALAGAVILGLEVLVLKVVARRDTAYSVILHVTGISSLLILVPAGYVFMTSSLTFADLAPLLWIGPLATIGQLFNIKAFRLADAAILGPVNYSWILFATLMGWMVFEEVPGPFTLLGALLILFGGAKLARIVPMPADPSRSLLRYLPARLRKVA; encoded by the coding sequence ATGGACAGAGATGTAGTGAAGGCAATCGCCTATTCATTGGTCGGGACGGCCTGCTTCACACCGATCTTTGCCGCGGGCAAGCTGATGGGGGCAGAGGTGCCGATCCTGCTGATCGTTTTCATGCGCTTTCTTGGTGGCTTTGTCTCGATTGCCAGTCTTGCTCTGATCACGCGAACACCGCTCAGTGGTCTCAAAGCGTCCAATCCTTCAACCCATCTGATGCGGGCCATGCTGGCACTCAGCGGCGTGGGTGTAACCATCTTTGCTGCGGCCAATATGCGGCTTGCCGATGCAACGGCGATTGGTTTGCTCGAAGGCTTGATCGTTATAGGTCTGGCGGCTTTGCTGCTGGGGGAACGTGTGCGGCGCGCCCATTGGGTGGCCGGTTTCCTTTGTGCCATCGGGGCCTATATCGTGCTGTTCGGAGACAGTGGGTTTTCCCTTGCCCTCACCGCGCAAGAATGGATGGGCGCAACGGCGGCACTGGCCGGGGCAGTGATTTTGGGTCTTGAGGTGTTGGTTCTCAAGGTTGTCGCCCGTCGGGACACGGCCTACAGCGTCATTTTGCATGTCACCGGCATCAGCAGCCTTCTGATATTGGTTCCTGCCGGGTATGTTTTCATGACCTCGTCCCTGACCTTTGCCGATCTAGCCCCCCTGCTCTGGATCGGCCCTTTGGCAACCATCGGCCAGCTGTTCAACATCAAGGCTTTCCGTCTGGCGGATGCAGCGATCCTCGGGCCAGTCAATTACAGCTGGATTCTGTTTGCCACATTGATGGGCTGGATGGTCTTTGAGGAAGTGCCGGGCCCGTTCACTTTGCTCGGTGCTTTGCTGATCCTGTTTGGTGGTGCCAAACTTGCCCGGATTGTACCAATGCCTGCGGATCCATCCCGGTCTTTGCTGCGTTACCTGCCGGCACGTCTGCGCAAGGTGGCATGA
- a CDS encoding LysR family transcriptional regulator, with amino-acid sequence MNWDDMQLFHAAAVAGSMTGATRRLNLSQPQLSRRLRQLEDGIGARLFDRTPQGLKLTRAGETLLPHAEDMRKAADAVSRVTPNLSTRGLRKIRLSVDDMRIQFINRHLTELVDAVGDVELEFFSTHQHLNLVDRTSDLQIRTCLPDTDTVIMRKLAEQSYAVYGQRDWLAKLPERSMAEHLADTPWIGFCADTKWYPQEHLWMEAHVTAPVRLRYNCIADCLAGTKAGVGLAILPRFVGEADDALINLSGTLDEMTGPEHVIVNRDLLREPAVRKTIDALAKIYRHMI; translated from the coding sequence ATGAACTGGGATGATATGCAGCTTTTTCATGCCGCAGCGGTGGCTGGTTCAATGACCGGGGCCACCCGTCGCCTGAATCTGTCGCAACCGCAATTGTCCCGCCGCCTGCGCCAACTGGAAGATGGCATTGGTGCGCGTTTGTTCGACCGGACGCCGCAAGGCCTCAAACTGACTCGGGCCGGAGAAACCCTGTTGCCCCACGCCGAAGATATGCGCAAAGCGGCCGACGCGGTCTCCCGCGTGACGCCCAACCTGTCGACCAGAGGTTTGCGAAAGATCCGTCTCTCCGTCGACGACATGCGAATCCAGTTCATCAACCGGCATTTGACCGAACTGGTGGACGCGGTGGGGGATGTCGAGTTGGAGTTCTTCTCCACTCACCAGCATCTCAATCTGGTCGACCGAACCAGCGATTTGCAGATTCGCACCTGCCTGCCAGACACTGACACGGTGATCATGCGCAAACTCGCAGAGCAATCCTATGCGGTCTATGGTCAAAGGGACTGGCTCGCCAAATTGCCCGAACGCAGCATGGCCGAGCATCTCGCCGACACGCCATGGATCGGTTTTTGTGCCGATACCAAATGGTATCCGCAGGAGCATCTCTGGATGGAGGCGCATGTCACAGCGCCCGTGCGCCTGCGTTACAACTGCATTGCCGATTGTCTGGCGGGAACAAAAGCGGGGGTCGGGCTGGCCATTCTGCCGCGCTTCGTTGGGGAGGCTGACGACGCACTGATCAACCTGTCCGGCACTTTGGACGAGATGACCGGGCCGGAGCATGTGATTGTCAATCGGGATTTGCTACGGGAACCGGCGGTCCGCAAGACCATCGACGCTTTGGCAAAGATCTATCGTCACATGATCTGA
- a CDS encoding peptidase — protein MTRLRLSNYEQHLKWFALMLGVVSTIGIVQDWYPYTMFINLPFCMIWIYCAWLHTERQLKYINIVFSLLYIYGIGRYFMLDA, from the coding sequence ATGACAAGACTTCGTTTGTCCAACTATGAACAGCATCTCAAATGGTTCGCCCTCATGTTGGGCGTGGTCAGCACGATTGGTATCGTGCAGGACTGGTATCCCTATACGATGTTCATCAATCTGCCCTTCTGCATGATCTGGATCTATTGCGCCTGGTTGCATACAGAACGGCAGCTCAAATACATCAATATCGTTTTCAGCTTGCTCTATATCTATGGCATTGGCCGTTACTTCATGCTGGACGCATGA